One Burkholderiales bacterium genomic window carries:
- a CDS encoding c-type cytochrome: protein MKQHQLVVLITVTLITGLTACGRESASTAKTPAAAPAAEPKAPLYTVVDGNLVDPKTLEGWHTWRAMDCERCHGAQQQGLVGPSLIEGLKKLTKEQFETTVLNGRPGTIMPSFKASKTVTTNIDNLYAYLKGRSDGAIKPGDLHPIKK from the coding sequence ATGAAACAACACCAGCTTGTCGTTCTAATTACTGTCACTTTGATCACCGGTCTCACTGCCTGCGGACGTGAAAGTGCTTCTACGGCCAAAACGCCGGCTGCGGCTCCCGCAGCGGAGCCGAAAGCGCCGCTTTACACGGTGGTGGACGGTAACTTAGTCGACCCGAAAACTCTGGAGGGCTGGCATACCTGGCGCGCCATGGATTGCGAACGCTGCCACGGGGCGCAACAGCAGGGACTGGTCGGCCCTTCGCTTATCGAGGGTCTGAAAAAGCTCACCAAAGAACAATTTGAAACCACGGTCCTCAATGGCCGGCCCGGCACCATCATGCCGTCGTTTAAGGCATCAAAAACGGTAACTACGAATATTGACAATCTATACGCTTATCTCAAAGGGCGTTCCGACGGCGCCATCAAACCGGGGGATCTGCACCCCATTAAGAAGTAA
- a CDS encoding pyridoxal phosphate-dependent aminotransferase, whose product MGILQLELSARVQLIKPSPTLAVTARAARLKAEGKDLIGLGAGEPDFDTPQHIKEAAIAAINKGLTKYTPVGGTPGLKNAVIAKFKRDNGLDYTAKQILVSCGGKQSFFNLVLAHINPGDEVIIPAPYWVSYPDIVLIAEGKPVVIEAGIEQGFKITAKQLQAKITPRTRMLVINSPSNPSGAVYELHELKELGDVLRKHPQVLIATDDMYEHILLKDGKFVNILNACPDLYSRTMVLNGVSKAYAMTGWRIGYAGGPETIITAMENVQSQSTSNPASISQAAAEAALNGDQSCITPMVKAFRERHAFVVEKLNSVPGVKCLPSGGAFYAFPDMRTAIGKLHAKGALKSGSDLAFCEYLLEKGVAVVPGSAFGAEGYIRLSFATSMENLKQAMERIRQALI is encoded by the coding sequence ATGGGGATACTGCAATTGGAACTTTCGGCACGCGTACAACTGATCAAGCCCTCCCCCACACTTGCGGTAACGGCCCGCGCCGCAAGGCTCAAGGCTGAAGGCAAGGACCTCATCGGCCTCGGTGCCGGCGAGCCGGATTTCGACACGCCCCAGCACATCAAGGAGGCGGCGATTGCCGCGATCAACAAAGGGCTTACCAAGTACACCCCGGTGGGCGGCACCCCGGGCCTGAAAAATGCCGTCATCGCCAAGTTCAAGCGCGATAATGGCCTGGACTATACCGCCAAGCAGATCTTGGTTTCGTGTGGCGGCAAGCAGAGTTTCTTTAACCTGGTGCTCGCGCATATCAATCCGGGCGACGAAGTCATCATCCCCGCGCCTTACTGGGTATCCTACCCGGACATTGTGCTGATTGCGGAAGGTAAGCCGGTGGTCATAGAAGCAGGAATCGAACAGGGATTCAAGATCACCGCCAAACAATTGCAAGCGAAAATTACCCCAAGAACACGCATGTTGGTGATCAATAGCCCGAGCAACCCCAGCGGTGCAGTCTACGAACTGCACGAACTGAAAGAACTGGGTGATGTGCTGCGCAAACACCCGCAGGTGCTGATCGCGACCGACGACATGTACGAACATATTCTGCTCAAGGACGGCAAATTCGTGAATATTCTGAATGCGTGTCCCGACCTCTATTCGCGCACCATGGTATTGAACGGCGTGTCCAAAGCGTATGCGATGACCGGTTGGCGCATCGGTTATGCCGGCGGGCCGGAAACCATCATCACTGCGATGGAAAACGTACAGTCCCAAAGTACCTCCAATCCTGCCTCGATTTCGCAAGCGGCTGCAGAAGCGGCATTAAACGGGGACCAATCCTGTATCACGCCAATGGTGAAAGCGTTCCGCGAGCGGCACGCGTTTGTCGTGGAAAAGCTGAACAGCGTGCCGGGAGTAAAATGCTTGCCGAGCGGCGGAGCATTTTACGCATTTCCCGATATGCGCACGGCGATCGGCAAGCTGCACGCTAAAGGTGCGCTCAAAAGCGGCAGCGATCTCGCTTTTTGCGAATATCTTCTGGAAAAAGGGGTTGCGGTCGTGCCGGGTTCGGCGTTTGGTGCCGAAGGTTATATCCGGCTGTCTTTTGCGACGTCCATGGAAAACCTGAAACAGGCGATGGAGCGTATCCGGCAGGCGTTGATTTGA